In the Pseudonocardia cypriaca genome, one interval contains:
- a CDS encoding ATP-binding cassette domain-containing protein, which produces MEFIPEFISVTGARENNLRDVSVRVPKRRITAFVGVSGSGKSSLVFDTIAAEAQRQLNETFSAFVRGFLPKLGQPDADLIEGLSTAIVVDQKRLGGGARSTLGTVTDINPLLRLLWSRCSSPHVGYGYAFSFNEPQGMCPGCRGIGRKVQLDHASFFDIDKSLNEGAIRHRDFAVDSWYWHIYAQSGKFDNDKPLREYGDAEWRLLLWGSDEKVALKGPGRKAVNMDLEGVEAKFNRLYIQADADSGSSERKRETVARFTTSVRCPDCGGARLNEAARTATVGGRTLPEVTGMNLHALHALLPTLSDRDVAPIVDEATERVGALIDMGLGYLTLDRETSTLSGGESQRIKMVRHLGSSLVDVMYVFDEPTIGLHPRDVGRMNALLHRLRDKGNTVLVVEHDTDVITAADHVVELGPRAGSDGGRIVYEGDVAGLANSGTLTGEFLHRPITLREQPRTPTGHLHLTNAKANNLRGFDLDVPLGVLVALTGVAGSGKSTLVREVLVPQHPGAIVVDQSAVATSIRSTPATWTGVMDQIRKLYAKATGVKPALFSFNSEGACPTCNGLGVVYTDLAFLDGVRSTCTECHGRRYTEEVLALTVDGRSISDALDMTAAEACEFFSARDIRRRLQAVVDVGLGYLTLGQPLSTLSGGECQRLKLAGRLHEEGNVYILDEPTTGLHMSDCGHLLALLDRLVDGGSSVIVVEHNLDVIAHADWVIDLGPDGGDDGGTVVFEGPPSELVRAGGSFTGEHLARHVARHASPPVAG; this is translated from the coding sequence ATGGAGTTCATACCCGAGTTCATCAGCGTCACCGGGGCCCGCGAGAACAACCTGCGCGACGTGTCGGTCCGGGTTCCGAAGCGCCGGATCACCGCATTCGTAGGGGTGTCCGGGTCCGGCAAGTCGTCGCTGGTGTTCGACACGATCGCGGCGGAGGCGCAGCGGCAGCTCAACGAGACGTTCTCGGCGTTCGTGCGCGGCTTCCTGCCGAAGCTCGGCCAACCCGACGCCGACCTGATCGAGGGCCTGTCGACCGCGATCGTCGTGGACCAGAAGCGCCTCGGCGGTGGCGCCCGCTCCACCCTGGGCACGGTCACCGACATCAACCCCCTGTTGCGGCTGCTGTGGTCGCGCTGCAGCAGCCCGCACGTTGGGTACGGCTACGCGTTCTCGTTCAACGAGCCGCAGGGCATGTGCCCGGGGTGCAGGGGCATCGGGCGCAAGGTGCAGCTCGACCACGCCTCGTTCTTCGACATAGACAAGTCGCTGAACGAGGGCGCGATCCGGCACCGCGACTTCGCCGTCGACTCCTGGTACTGGCACATCTACGCCCAGTCCGGGAAGTTCGACAACGACAAGCCGCTGCGCGAGTACGGCGACGCCGAGTGGCGGCTGTTGCTGTGGGGCTCCGACGAGAAGGTGGCGCTGAAGGGGCCCGGCCGCAAGGCCGTCAACATGGACCTCGAGGGTGTGGAGGCGAAGTTCAACCGGCTCTACATCCAGGCCGACGCCGACTCCGGCAGCTCGGAGCGCAAGCGGGAGACCGTCGCCCGGTTCACCACGTCGGTGCGCTGCCCCGACTGCGGCGGCGCCCGGCTCAACGAGGCGGCGCGCACGGCCACCGTCGGCGGGCGCACCTTGCCCGAGGTCACGGGGATGAACCTGCACGCGCTGCACGCGCTGCTGCCGACGCTCTCGGACCGGGACGTCGCGCCGATCGTCGACGAGGCCACCGAGCGGGTCGGCGCATTGATCGACATGGGGCTGGGCTACCTCACGCTCGACCGCGAGACCTCCACGCTGTCGGGCGGGGAGTCGCAGCGGATCAAGATGGTGCGCCATCTCGGGTCGTCGCTGGTGGACGTCATGTACGTGTTCGACGAGCCGACGATCGGGCTGCACCCGCGTGACGTGGGGCGGATGAACGCCCTGCTGCACCGGCTGCGCGACAAGGGCAACACGGTGCTGGTGGTCGAGCACGACACCGACGTGATCACCGCGGCCGACCACGTCGTGGAGCTCGGCCCGCGCGCGGGCAGCGACGGCGGGCGGATCGTGTACGAGGGCGACGTGGCCGGTCTCGCGAACTCGGGCACCCTCACCGGCGAGTTCCTGCACCGGCCGATCACGCTGCGGGAGCAGCCGCGCACCCCGACCGGGCACCTGCACCTGACGAACGCGAAGGCCAACAACCTGCGCGGCTTCGACCTCGACGTCCCGCTCGGCGTCCTCGTGGCGCTCACCGGCGTCGCGGGCTCCGGCAAGAGCACCCTGGTGCGGGAGGTGCTGGTGCCCCAGCACCCGGGCGCGATCGTCGTGGATCAGAGCGCGGTGGCCACCTCCATCCGTTCCACGCCCGCCACCTGGACCGGGGTGATGGACCAGATCCGCAAGCTGTACGCGAAGGCGACGGGGGTGAAGCCGGCGCTGTTCAGCTTCAACTCCGAAGGCGCCTGCCCCACGTGCAACGGTCTCGGCGTGGTCTACACCGACCTGGCCTTCCTCGACGGCGTGCGCTCCACCTGCACCGAGTGCCACGGCCGCCGCTACACGGAGGAGGTGCTCGCGCTCACCGTCGACGGGAGGTCGATCTCGGACGCGCTGGACATGACCGCGGCCGAGGCGTGCGAGTTCTTCAGCGCGCGGGACATCCGGCGCCGGCTGCAGGCCGTGGTCGACGTCGGGCTGGGCTACCTGACGCTCGGCCAGCCGTTGTCGACGCTCTCGGGCGGCGAGTGCCAGCGGCTCAAGCTGGCCGGGCGGCTGCACGAGGAGGGGAACGTCTACATCCTCGACGAGCCCACCACGGGTCTGCACATGTCCGACTGCGGGCACCTGCTCGCCCTGCTCGACCGGCTCGTCGACGGGGGCAGCTCGGTGATCGTCGTCGAGCACAACCTCGACGTGATCGCCCATGCCGACTGGGTGATCGACCTCGGCCCGGACGGCGGCGACGACGGTGGCACCGTGGTCTTCGAGGGCCCGCCGAGCGAGCTCGTCCGGGCCGGCGGCTCGTTCACCGGTGAGCACCTCGCCCGGCACGTCGCCCGCCACGCGTCACCCCCGGTGGCCGGGTGA
- a CDS encoding nitroreductase/quinone reductase family protein gives MTTQNPTPPRWLKPMNKVFLALQRLGLGMRELPVLTVPGRKSGKPRSTPLSVLEHEGQRYLLEGFPGADWARNVRAAGGRATLSTGKRREEVRLVELDRHDALPVLRLWPVRLADGAKIMADAGVVEAVTPEAFEKVAGRCGVFRVETA, from the coding sequence TTGACCACCCAGAACCCCACCCCGCCCCGCTGGCTGAAGCCGATGAACAAAGTCTTCCTCGCGCTGCAGCGCCTCGGCCTCGGCATGAGGGAGCTCCCGGTGCTCACCGTGCCCGGCCGAAAGAGCGGCAAGCCGCGCAGCACGCCGCTCTCGGTGCTGGAGCACGAGGGGCAGCGCTACCTCCTGGAAGGCTTCCCCGGCGCCGACTGGGCCCGCAACGTCCGGGCGGCCGGCGGTCGCGCCACGCTGAGCACCGGCAAGCGGCGCGAGGAGGTGCGGCTCGTCGAGCTGGACCGCCACGACGCGCTCCCGGTGCTGCGGCTCTGGCCGGTGCGCCTCGCCGACGGAGCGAAGATCATGGCGGACGCCGGTGTGGTGGAGGCTGTGACACCGGAGGCGTTCGAGAAGGTGGCCGGCCGGTGCGGGGTGTTCCGCGTCGAGACCGCGTGA
- a CDS encoding ABC transporter permease translates to MTVLPAPGSRLRWALTDAGTLTRRYLAHLRRQPEQFVMTIGFPILILLIFVYLMGGMLVVPGDDYRQLLLPGMLTMTMLSGIGSTMIAVVTDAQRGITDRFRSMPMSHSAVLVGRAAADLAISAIGLAALVLAGLAIGWRWSTGPLSVAAAVGLLLLLRFALLWVGVYLGLIARGTGAVTAVQALEFPVAFLSGVFFAPAAMPAVVSTIAEWNPLTATAAASRELFGNPGWSSDTWAAQHPVLMALAWPLVIIAVFGPLSVHRYREMSR, encoded by the coding sequence GTGACCGTTCTCCCCGCGCCCGGGTCGCGGCTGCGCTGGGCGCTCACCGACGCCGGCACGCTGACCCGTCGCTACCTGGCCCACCTGCGCCGCCAGCCCGAGCAGTTCGTGATGACGATCGGGTTCCCGATCCTCATCCTGCTGATCTTCGTCTACCTGATGGGCGGCATGCTGGTCGTACCGGGCGACGACTACCGGCAGCTGCTGCTCCCCGGCATGTTGACGATGACGATGTTGTCCGGGATCGGCAGCACGATGATCGCGGTCGTCACCGACGCGCAGCGGGGCATCACCGACCGGTTCCGGTCCATGCCGATGTCGCACTCGGCGGTGCTCGTCGGGAGGGCCGCCGCCGATCTCGCGATCTCGGCGATCGGGCTGGCCGCGCTCGTGCTCGCCGGGCTGGCGATCGGCTGGCGGTGGAGCACCGGCCCGCTGTCCGTCGCCGCCGCGGTCGGGCTGCTCCTGCTGTTGCGCTTCGCGCTGCTCTGGGTGGGCGTCTACCTGGGACTGATCGCCCGCGGCACCGGGGCGGTCACGGCGGTCCAGGCGCTGGAGTTCCCGGTGGCGTTCCTGTCCGGGGTCTTCTTCGCACCGGCCGCCATGCCCGCCGTCGTCTCGACGATCGCCGAGTGGAACCCGCTGACCGCCACCGCGGCCGCCAGCCGGGAGCTGTTCGGCAACCCCGGCTGGAGCAGCGACACCTGGGCCGCCCAGCACCCCGTCCTCATGGCCCTCGCCTGGCCACTCGTGATCATCGCGGTCTTCGGGCCGCTCTCCGTCCACCGCTACCGGGAGATGAGCCGTTGA
- a CDS encoding ATP-binding cassette domain-containing protein produces MVAAVSAEALRKRYPGSGEPALDGFDLSVPPGTVHGLLGPNGAGKTTAVRILTTLLRADGGHAEIDGFDVATRAADVRRRIGLVGQYAAVDEILDGRRNLVMFGRLFHLSRSDAQRRADELLTRFDLADTGARPVGKYSGGMRRRLDLAVSMILAPAVLFLDEPTTGLDPRGRAEVWEAVRGLVAAGTTVLLTTQYLDEADQLADRISVLAAPKGGGGRVVAEGTPDELRSRIGGDRIDLVVRHAGDLACAAALLERVAGTAPDVEQATRRVAAPVSDRMEALTAVVQGLQREGIDAEDLTVRRPTLDEVFLHLTSAGVAA; encoded by the coding sequence ATGGTTGCCGCGGTGAGCGCGGAGGCGCTCCGCAAGCGCTACCCGGGATCCGGCGAGCCCGCGCTCGACGGGTTCGACCTGTCCGTGCCACCGGGCACGGTGCACGGGCTGCTCGGCCCGAACGGGGCGGGCAAGACCACCGCCGTCCGGATCCTCACCACACTGCTGCGCGCCGACGGCGGGCATGCCGAGATCGACGGTTTCGACGTCGCGACGCGGGCCGCGGACGTCCGCAGGCGGATCGGGCTGGTCGGCCAGTACGCCGCTGTCGACGAGATCCTGGACGGCCGCCGCAACCTGGTGATGTTCGGCAGGCTCTTCCACCTGTCCCGCTCGGACGCGCAGCGGCGAGCCGACGAGCTGCTCACGCGGTTCGACCTCGCCGACACCGGTGCGCGGCCGGTCGGGAAGTACTCCGGCGGCATGCGGCGCCGGCTCGACCTGGCCGTGAGCATGATCCTCGCGCCCGCGGTGCTCTTCCTCGACGAGCCCACCACCGGGCTCGACCCGCGCGGTCGCGCCGAGGTGTGGGAGGCGGTGCGCGGGCTCGTCGCCGCGGGCACGACCGTCCTGCTCACCACGCAGTACCTGGACGAGGCCGATCAGCTCGCCGACCGGATCTCGGTCCTCGCCGCACCCAAGGGCGGCGGTGGCCGGGTGGTCGCCGAGGGCACACCGGACGAGCTGCGGTCGCGGATCGGCGGCGACCGGATCGACCTCGTGGTCCGGCACGCGGGCGACCTCGCGTGCGCCGCCGCGCTCCTGGAACGGGTCGCCGGGACCGCACCCGACGTCGAGCAGGCGACGCGCCGGGTGGCGGCTCCGGTGAGCGACCGCATGGAGGCGCTCACCGCGGTCGTGCAGGGGCTGCAGCGGGAAGGGATCGACGCGGAGGACCTCACCGTGCGCCGCCCCACCCTCGACGAGGTGTTCCTGCACCTGACGTCGGCGGGGGTGGCGGCGTGA
- a CDS encoding PadR family transcriptional regulator, which produces MSATRLLVLGIVRGYGRAHGYRIGNDLLSWGADEWANVKWGSIYHALRSLTEGGFLLDHNDIPGRTEYELTERGETEFMKLLRDALRRPQPRPDALGAALAMLPSLPREEAIALLRERLGALEAARDKARAQVDALVDPPHVRELFGMWEHSAATSAEWTRGVIERLEGGAYPMAGEPRSPGKPGGWHALKFPPYPPRDE; this is translated from the coding sequence ATGTCGGCGACGCGCTTGCTCGTACTGGGGATCGTCCGCGGGTACGGGCGCGCCCACGGCTACCGGATCGGCAACGACCTGCTGTCGTGGGGCGCCGACGAGTGGGCGAACGTGAAGTGGGGCTCGATCTACCACGCCTTGCGCTCGCTCACCGAGGGCGGCTTCCTCCTCGATCACAACGACATCCCCGGGCGCACCGAGTACGAGCTCACCGAGCGCGGTGAGACCGAGTTCATGAAGCTGCTGCGCGACGCGCTGCGCCGCCCGCAGCCACGTCCCGACGCGTTGGGCGCGGCGCTCGCGATGTTGCCCTCGCTGCCCCGCGAGGAGGCGATCGCCCTGCTACGGGAGCGTCTCGGGGCGTTGGAAGCCGCACGTGACAAGGCGCGCGCACAGGTCGACGCGCTGGTCGACCCGCCGCACGTGCGGGAGCTGTTCGGCATGTGGGAGCACAGCGCGGCGACCAGCGCCGAATGGACGCGGGGCGTCATCGAGCGGCTCGAGGGCGGCGCGTACCCGATGGCCGGTGAGCCCCGCTCCCCGGGCAAGCCCGGCGGGTGGCACGCGCTGAAGTTCCCGCCGTATCCACCGCGGGACGAGTAA
- a CDS encoding DUF4232 domain-containing protein, translated as MSWTRTAAAGVVAGVLMGVTACAGLPPATPQAPVSPPASGSAATTATAPTAGTRAITPTEEADGGGLSRCTTRELSVALGEGDAAAGSVYRPLIFSNTGSRTCELRGFPGVSYVAGDDGHQVGPAAAMSGERGAQVPIAPGATARAQLQLVNVQNYDPAACHPVPVRGLRVYPPGDTAALFVPTEGTGCSATPPGNQLSVQTITP; from the coding sequence ATGAGCTGGACCAGGACGGCGGCGGCGGGGGTCGTCGCGGGAGTGCTGATGGGCGTGACGGCCTGCGCAGGCCTCCCACCGGCGACACCGCAGGCACCTGTCTCGCCGCCCGCATCGGGCAGTGCCGCAACCACGGCGACGGCGCCGACCGCCGGAACCCGCGCCATCACGCCGACCGAGGAGGCGGACGGGGGCGGGCTGTCCCGCTGCACCACCCGCGAGCTGTCCGTGGCGCTCGGAGAGGGCGATGCCGCGGCCGGCTCGGTGTACCGCCCGCTGATCTTCAGCAACACCGGGTCGCGCACCTGCGAGCTGCGCGGCTTCCCCGGCGTCTCCTACGTCGCGGGCGACGACGGCCACCAGGTCGGCCCGGCCGCTGCGATGTCGGGGGAGCGGGGCGCCCAGGTGCCGATCGCGCCGGGCGCCACGGCGCGCGCCCAGCTGCAGCTCGTCAACGTTCAGAACTACGACCCCGCCGCCTGCCACCCCGTGCCCGTTCGCGGCCTGCGCGTCTACCCGCCCGGGGACACCGCGGCCCTGTTCGTCCCCACGGAGGGCACCGGCTGCAGCGCCACCCCGCCGGGGAACCAGCTGTCCGTCCAGACGATCACGCCCTGA
- a CDS encoding TIGR03564 family F420-dependent LLM class oxidoreductase codes for MQIGMWIDEERPLPAVVEAVVDAERRGFARAWFGQRVGWDPMTAIAAIGDRAARIGLGTAIVVTWSRHPLTLAAEALTVQAAVQGRFTLGIGPSHQPIVEGRFGHRWHRPGLHVEEQLDVLLPALRGEAVEVHGETVTAAGTLTAPGASAPPLLISAHGPRLLRLAGERADGVITTWTDPRSVAENVVPAVRAAAAGRPDPQVVVGVIATLTDDPDAARTHVAQNFGMAGDLPSYRRTLDQAGMAGPEDTVLAGNEAELEKAVRRFADAGVTELQLCPVGPPAEQERTIAFFGELARQSAFRA; via the coding sequence ATGCAGATCGGGATGTGGATCGACGAAGAGAGGCCGCTGCCGGCCGTGGTCGAGGCGGTGGTGGACGCGGAACGCAGGGGCTTCGCCCGCGCGTGGTTCGGGCAGCGGGTCGGCTGGGACCCGATGACGGCGATCGCCGCCATCGGCGACCGCGCGGCGCGGATCGGGCTGGGGACGGCGATCGTCGTGACCTGGTCGCGCCACCCGCTCACGCTCGCCGCAGAGGCGCTCACCGTCCAAGCCGCGGTGCAGGGCCGGTTCACGCTCGGGATCGGGCCGAGCCACCAGCCCATCGTCGAGGGCCGGTTCGGTCACCGCTGGCACCGGCCCGGCCTGCACGTCGAGGAGCAGTTGGACGTCCTGCTCCCGGCGCTGCGGGGCGAGGCCGTCGAGGTGCACGGTGAGACGGTCACGGCGGCCGGCACGCTGACCGCGCCCGGTGCGTCCGCCCCGCCGCTGCTGATCTCCGCCCACGGACCGCGGTTGCTGCGGCTGGCCGGGGAGCGGGCCGACGGGGTGATCACCACCTGGACCGATCCGCGCAGCGTCGCCGAGAACGTGGTGCCTGCGGTGCGGGCGGCTGCGGCGGGGCGGCCGGACCCGCAGGTCGTCGTCGGCGTGATCGCGACCCTCACCGACGACCCGGACGCGGCGCGCACACACGTCGCGCAGAACTTCGGCATGGCGGGCGATCTGCCGAGCTACCGCCGCACCCTCGACCAGGCGGGCATGGCCGGCCCGGAGGACACCGTCCTGGCCGGGAACGAGGCGGAGCTGGAGAAGGCGGTGCGGCGCTTCGCGGACGCCGGCGTGACGGAGCTTCAGCTCTGCCCGGTCGGTCCGCCCGCGGAGCAGGAACGCACGATCGCGTTCTTCGGTGAGCTGGCCCGGCAGTCCGCCTTCAGGGCGTGA
- a CDS encoding LysR family transcriptional regulator, whose product MEVRQLRYFVAVAEELHFGRAAERLHVAQPAVSQQVGRLERELGVRLLARTSRRVALTGDGRRLLDEARAALSAVDRVRAVAADLVAGRAAVLRVGTTPGVGPRLSRAAAKLRAEAPDLTLTLVDGTLAAHVAALRAGELDIALVRGTVAARDLQAIQVWRDPLQVMLPAAHPAAAAPTLPVTALADLTLRMPDRDSDPALHDALRAACRGAGIAPSTGRSVRSLEDAAVEIGMSSHDATVVCGCGGEPIPGVSVRPLAPPVEVPGMLLTPSSTTQTCLDGLVAALA is encoded by the coding sequence GTGGAGGTTCGCCAGCTGCGCTACTTCGTGGCCGTCGCCGAGGAGCTGCACTTCGGGCGGGCCGCCGAGCGGCTGCACGTCGCGCAGCCCGCGGTGAGCCAGCAGGTCGGCCGGCTGGAACGGGAGCTGGGCGTGCGGCTGCTGGCGCGCACGTCCCGCCGCGTCGCGCTCACCGGCGACGGCAGGCGGCTGCTCGACGAGGCCCGCGCCGCCTTGTCGGCGGTCGACCGGGTACGAGCGGTGGCGGCCGACCTCGTCGCCGGCCGCGCGGCGGTGCTGCGGGTCGGCACCACCCCCGGCGTCGGGCCGCGCCTGTCCCGGGCCGCCGCGAAGCTGCGGGCGGAGGCCCCCGACCTCACGCTCACCCTCGTGGACGGCACGCTCGCCGCGCACGTCGCGGCGCTGCGCGCAGGCGAGCTGGACATCGCGCTCGTGCGCGGGACGGTGGCCGCCCGGGACCTGCAGGCGATCCAGGTGTGGCGCGATCCGCTGCAGGTGATGCTCCCCGCCGCGCATCCCGCGGCCGCTGCTCCCACCCTGCCGGTGACCGCGCTCGCCGACCTCACGCTGCGCATGCCCGACCGCGACAGCGACCCCGCGCTGCACGACGCCTTGCGCGCCGCCTGCCGCGGCGCCGGCATCGCCCCCAGCACCGGCCGGTCGGTGCGGTCCCTCGAGGATGCCGCCGTCGAGATCGGCATGAGCAGCCACGACGCCACGGTGGTCTGCGGCTGCGGCGGCGAGCCGATCCCGGGCGTCTCGGTGCGGCCCCTCGCGCCGCCGGTGGAGGTGCCCGGGATGCTGCTCACGCCCTCGAGCACGACGCAGACCTGCTTGGACGGCCTCGTCGCGGCCCTCGCATGA
- a CDS encoding alpha/beta fold hydrolase: protein MVITRDLRLPDGRDLRIHDTGDGDTALVWHHGTPQTGALYEPLLGLARQRGMRLVSYARPGYGGSTPRPGRTVGSAAADLAQVADVLCLDSFAVMGSSSGGSHALACAALLPGRVTGVVCFAAIAPFTGDDSWFDGMADDSALRAALAGREARMRHAEQSEFDPAVFTTADFEALSGTWAAMGVDAGAADRAGPDGQVDDDIALVTPWAADLALMDAHVLLVQGEQDRIAPRTHAEQLARTLPQSELWFRPDDGHISVLDACPQAMDWLLEVTR, encoded by the coding sequence GTGGTGATCACGCGGGACCTGCGGCTGCCGGACGGACGGGACCTGCGGATCCACGACACCGGCGACGGCGACACCGCGCTCGTCTGGCACCACGGCACCCCTCAGACCGGCGCGCTGTACGAGCCGCTGCTCGGGCTGGCCCGGCAACGCGGGATGCGGCTGGTGTCCTACGCCCGGCCCGGCTACGGCGGTTCCACACCCCGGCCGGGCCGCACGGTGGGCTCGGCCGCCGCCGACCTGGCGCAGGTGGCCGACGTGCTCTGCCTCGACTCGTTCGCCGTGATGGGCTCGTCCAGCGGCGGCTCGCACGCACTCGCCTGTGCGGCACTGCTGCCCGGCCGCGTGACCGGCGTGGTGTGCTTCGCCGCGATCGCCCCGTTCACCGGCGACGACAGCTGGTTCGACGGCATGGCGGACGACAGCGCCCTCCGCGCCGCCCTCGCCGGGCGGGAGGCGCGCATGCGCCACGCCGAGCAGAGCGAGTTCGACCCCGCGGTGTTCACCACGGCCGACTTCGAGGCGCTGTCGGGCACCTGGGCGGCGATGGGCGTGGACGCCGGCGCCGCAGACCGCGCGGGGCCCGACGGCCAGGTGGACGACGACATCGCGCTCGTCACCCCCTGGGCCGCGGACCTCGCCCTGATGGACGCACACGTCCTGCTCGTGCAGGGCGAGCAGGACCGGATCGCACCGCGGACCCACGCCGAGCAGCTGGCCCGCACCCTTCCCCAGTCGGAGCTGTGGTTCCGGCCGGACGACGGGCACATCTCCGTGCTCGACGCGTGCCCCCAGGCCATGGACTGGCTGCTGGAGGTGACCCGGTGA
- a CDS encoding sigma-70 family RNA polymerase sigma factor, whose product MTVTADAPSGTWEQHRVELTAYCYRMLGSSADAEDAVQDTMVRAWRSYEKFEGRSSVRSWLYKIATNVCLTMLDSRQRRATPMDFGPAASTDGPAPAQKPEIAWLEPIPDARVLPPASDPAELAVAKESVRLAFVAALQHLPARQRAVLILREVLQWKASEVAELLGTTVASVNSALQRARATLAEQELAQPGPKGDGAGELDADHQELLTRYAEAFERYDVGALVHLLHEDAILNMPPYDIWLQGVEEIQKWWIGPGAPCRGSKLQPLTANGMAAFAQWRPNPDGDGYYAWALQVLDIKDDRIVGYTAFLDVDTLFPMWDMPLRLDREGRPIPG is encoded by the coding sequence ATGACCGTCACCGCTGATGCCCCGTCCGGCACATGGGAGCAGCACCGGGTGGAGCTCACCGCCTACTGCTACCGCATGCTCGGCTCGTCGGCCGACGCCGAGGACGCGGTACAGGACACGATGGTGCGAGCGTGGCGCTCGTACGAGAAGTTCGAGGGCCGTTCCTCGGTGCGCTCGTGGCTGTACAAGATCGCCACGAACGTCTGCCTGACGATGCTCGACAGCCGCCAGCGCCGAGCCACACCGATGGACTTCGGCCCGGCCGCCTCCACCGACGGCCCCGCGCCCGCGCAGAAACCCGAGATCGCCTGGCTGGAGCCGATCCCCGACGCGCGGGTGCTGCCGCCCGCGTCCGACCCAGCCGAGCTGGCCGTGGCGAAGGAGTCGGTGCGCCTCGCGTTCGTGGCGGCGCTGCAGCACCTGCCCGCCCGGCAGCGGGCGGTGCTGATCCTGCGCGAGGTGCTGCAGTGGAAGGCGTCCGAGGTGGCCGAGCTCCTCGGCACCACGGTCGCGTCGGTCAACAGCGCGCTGCAGCGCGCTCGCGCCACCCTCGCGGAGCAGGAGCTCGCGCAGCCGGGGCCGAAGGGCGACGGCGCGGGCGAGCTCGACGCCGACCACCAGGAGCTGCTCACCCGCTACGCCGAGGCGTTCGAGCGATACGACGTCGGGGCGCTGGTGCACCTCCTGCACGAGGACGCCATCCTCAACATGCCGCCGTACGACATCTGGCTGCAGGGCGTCGAGGAGATCCAGAAGTGGTGGATCGGGCCGGGGGCGCCGTGCCGGGGCTCGAAGCTGCAGCCGCTCACGGCCAACGGGATGGCCGCCTTCGCGCAGTGGCGGCCCAACCCCGACGGCGACGGCTACTACGCCTGGGCGCTGCAGGTCCTCGACATCAAGGACGACCGCATCGTCGGCTACACGGCGTTCCTCGACGTCGACACCCTGTTCCCGATGTGGGACATGCCGCTGCGGCTCGACCGGGAGGGCCGGCCGATCCCGGGCTGA
- a CDS encoding CynX/NimT family MFS transporter — MSVNAAAPPARAGVAPAWWVGLAIVLVAANLRPAVVGVAPLLSQIQADERLSATAAGVLTALPVLCFGLVAPVAPPLARRLGIERALLAALAFLIVGFLVRSSGSLAALFAGTVLLGSAIAIGNVLLPSLIKRDFAHRTGMMTGLYTMAIAGGGALAAGVTVPLAHATGLGWHGALAAWALFALLALLCWLPHVRRAGRPARMGRLRVGGLWRDALAWQVTVYMGLQSLGFFAIAAWLPALLVDRGYDPVVAGWLLSLSTVAGIAGALIAPMIATRGPRQRAAALGITAVAAVGLLGLLAPVGVELVAVVLLGFAQSAALGLALTLVALRAPDAAHAAQLSGMAQSAGYVLAAAGPFAVGALRDLTGGWTVPILLLLALLVVQGTAGVLAGRDRHVRRGTV; from the coding sequence GTGAGCGTGAACGCGGCTGCCCCGCCTGCGCGGGCCGGAGTGGCGCCCGCCTGGTGGGTCGGCCTGGCGATCGTGCTGGTCGCGGCGAACCTGCGGCCTGCGGTGGTCGGCGTGGCGCCGCTGCTGTCCCAGATACAGGCCGACGAGCGGCTCTCGGCCACCGCGGCGGGGGTCCTCACGGCCCTGCCGGTGCTCTGCTTCGGCCTCGTCGCCCCGGTGGCGCCGCCGCTGGCGCGGCGGCTCGGCATCGAACGAGCGTTGCTGGCGGCGCTGGCGTTCCTGATCGTCGGCTTCCTGGTGCGCTCGAGCGGTTCGCTCGCGGCGCTCTTCGCCGGCACGGTGCTGCTCGGCTCGGCGATCGCGATCGGCAACGTGCTGCTCCCCAGCCTGATCAAGCGCGACTTCGCCCACCGGACCGGCATGATGACCGGCCTCTACACGATGGCGATCGCGGGCGGCGGTGCCCTCGCGGCGGGCGTCACCGTGCCGCTGGCGCACGCCACCGGGCTCGGGTGGCACGGCGCGCTCGCCGCGTGGGCGCTGTTCGCCCTGCTCGCGCTGCTGTGCTGGCTGCCGCACGTCCGCCGGGCCGGACGCCCCGCCCGGATGGGCAGGCTGCGGGTCGGCGGGCTCTGGCGCGACGCGCTGGCCTGGCAGGTCACCGTCTACATGGGCCTGCAGTCGCTCGGCTTCTTCGCGATCGCTGCCTGGCTGCCCGCGCTGCTCGTGGACCGCGGCTACGACCCCGTGGTGGCGGGGTGGTTGCTCTCGCTCTCCACGGTGGCCGGCATCGCAGGCGCCTTGATCGCCCCGATGATCGCCACCCGCGGACCGCGTCAGCGCGCCGCCGCCCTCGGCATCACGGCCGTGGCCGCGGTCGGGTTGCTCGGATTGCTCGCGCCGGTCGGCGTCGAGCTGGTGGCCGTGGTCCTGCTCGGCTTCGCCCAGAGCGCCGCGCTCGGCCTCGCACTCACCCTCGTCGCACTGCGCGCCCCGGACGCGGCCCACGCGGCGCAGCTGTCCGGGATGGCGCAGAGCGCCGGATACGTCCTCGCGGCGGCGGGCCCGTTCGCGGTGGGCGCGCTGCGCGACCTGACCGGGGGGTGGACCGTCCCGATCCTGCTGCTGCTCGCGCTGCTCGTCGTCCAGGGCACGGCGGGGGTGCTCGCAGGCCGGGACCGCCACGTCCGCCGTGGGACCGTCTGA